A region of the Culex quinquefasciatus strain JHB chromosome 1, VPISU_Cqui_1.0_pri_paternal, whole genome shotgun sequence genome:
CGTACGGTATTCGATTCCGCCACAACGCGAAGCAGGCTCACCAAAATTCGAAAAAGCTCGGACCGATCACAAGTGAGGAGTACGAGGATGCACTGAAGCGGTTGGTGCGCATCGCACAGCAGGAATGCTTTCAACAAGAGATCGCTGACCTGAAAAGAGGTCATCAAGTGCAGGACAACTCGAGGATTGCTGCACTGAACCCACAGTTGGTAGATGGTCTACTCTGTGTTGGCGGCCGGCTGCAGAACGCCAATGTCTCAGCGAGCCGAAAACATCCGTACATCCTGGATCATCGCCATCCTTTCACCGAGACTGTTATCGCTGACTACCACGTGAACCTGTACCACGCTGGACAGCAACTGCTGCTGTCAGCTTTGCGCGGAAGGTTTTGGCCGACTAGCGCCAGGAACGTGGTGCGCAAGGTGATTCATTCGTGCGTAAGCTGCTTTCGAGCTAGACCACGTGTCCAGAACCAACTGATGGCGGACCTCCCGCCCGAGCGAGTCAACCCTTGTTTCGCATTCCAAAGAGTTGGCGTTGACTATTGTGGTCCCTTCTATCTGGTTCACGGTCTGCGCCGTGGATCTCCGGTGAAATGTTTCGTCGCTATTTTTGTTTGCCTCGTCACTAAAGCGGTACACCTGGAGTTGGTGGCAAACCTGACCACAGAAGCGTTTCTAGCAGCACTCAAGAGATTCTCAGCCCGCCGCGGTAAACCCAAACTGATTAAGTGCGACAACGCAACAAACTTCGTGGGGGCTTCGAGAGAATTGAAGGAGCTGCACAGACTGTTCCTGAACCAAGAGTTCCAAGCGAGGGTGGTCGCGCAGACAGCAGCAGACCGCATTGAGTTCCAGTTCATCCCGGCGCGCACCCCGAACTTCGGTGGACTGTGGGAGTCCGCCGTAAAGTCGTTCAAGACGCTGCTGAAACGAACCGTTGGAGCTTGCAAGCTGTTCTACGACGAGATGCAGACAATCCTGACCCAAATCGAAGCGATCTTAAATTCAAGACCTCTGACCCCACTAAGCAACGACCCGAACGACTTTGAGGCCCTGACACCGGGACATTTCCTCATTCATCGTCCACTCGTGGCCATCCCAGAACCAGATCTGGATGGCATTCCGGAAAACCGACTTTCAGCGTGGCAAGCAGTTCAGCACTATGTGCAAACCCTGTGGAAGACGTGGACAACTCAATACCTCTCCGATCTCCACAATCGGACCAAATGGACCCAGCAGAAGGACAACATACGAGTCGGCACGATGGTGGTTTTGATGTGCGAAAACATCCCACCACTGAAGTGGCCCCTGGCACGTGTCACCGAGGTGCACCCAGGACAAGACGGACGTGTCCGAGTTGTCACCGTTCGAACTAAGGACGGCACATTCAAGCGAGGCGTATCTAAGATCTGCGTCCTCCCAATACGCGACAACACCGTACCATCTTCGCAGCAAGGGGGAGAACTAGCTTCTCCTCCACCGGCGGAGGCCGGGAGGCCTCCGCACTCCCAGTTAAGTTGTGTATTATTTCTCCATTCAAAAAGCTAACCGAGTTCTTTTTTGCCAGTCGTTCACGCCCACGCCCCCTCTGGTCCGTCCAAACCAGACCCGGCGAAGTCACGCAAGTCCAGTTGTCTCGTCCAAATGAGGTAAAAATGTGTCGTTTCGGTGTTGGTTGCATGCATGTTGCATTAAGGAGTAGCTACGCGCTACAGTCAGGTCATGGGTTAAGAAGAAAGGACGCCAAGCGTCAACGGTAGCCACAAGGGCACCCCACAGTCGGTATCGGAACTAAAAGCCACCCCCACCATTTGCTACTTTGAGGTACGATCGAATCTTCGACGGCGAGCCGAGACGGAGTGTACAATCCGTTCTCGAGGTCCGTGCAGCGGTCGTCAGCGAATCTGATCAATTCGCCAGGCGGTCACAACGCAGAACCTACGCAACAGAAGCCAGCAAGTCAACGGTCTACCAGCGAAGCACCAAGAAGTACGAGTTCCGAACCACACCAGCAGTAAGCAGAGCGTCGACGTCCGAGGACGTCCGCGGAGGCCACGGACGGTGGTCTCCGCAAACCAGGCAAGTCGTTTTATGTTGTGATTATAAAGGTAAAAAAGCACCCTCTCATTTCTGAGATAGCACGGCACGAAATGCGCGGATCAGCCCGCGTCACGAACCACGGCACTACGCCCCCGCAAGTAGCACACAATCTGAGCCGAGAGAGCAGTGCATCAGTTCGGTTGGAGCAGTCTAACCCCAGCAAGTACACCGCAGCAGTACAACCAGTCCCGAAGCGGTTACGCGTCGCAGCACGAGAACGCCAAGAAGAGCACCAGAAGAAGAAGAGAACAACAGCATCGAATCCCAACAGCAGCGCACACGATTACGATCGTCAAGATCCAGCAGCATGATCAGCATTGCGGTCAACAGTCGGCGTCGAAGCATGTACGAGCACGAGCAGCATACAGCGAGCAGCAGCATAATCCAGGTCGAAGTAGGCGGTCGGTGCAGCAGTCCAGTCAAGCGATGAGGTGTCCGTACGTGCGATTTGCAGCAGTCCGAGAGCAGAAGAAGACTGAGCCAATCTACAGTCCAGATAACAAAAGAACCCGTATCGTCCACAGAAGAACAATCTATGTACTCGTCCCAATCTTGACCCTGATTCTTTTGTGTTAGTATATAAGCCGATCGTGTTATAGTAGAAAGtaggaatcaaaacaaaattagtgATAAGCTATCGAAGAGATCTCCCAGGATAGCTGTAggaggaagagagagagagtagaTGTTTTGAAACCTGGGAGCTTTCAAGGCGGCCGGTTATGTTGAAGCGAGTTAGGAGATAAATTTGTAAACCCTTTGAAACCCTTATTCCCCTTGCCCAAGCAGTACCTTCTCGCATCAGAGATCAGTTGTGATCTCTGATGCGAGAAGGTACTGCTTGGGCAAGGGGAATAAGGGTTTCAAAGGGTTTACAAATTTATCTCCTAACTCGCTTCAACAGCCACTGAATCCACTTTGTAGATACGGGCACGATACTCTCCATGGgtcatgaataaaaaaaaatacttcaaatatttgatttataaaaaaaaaaaactttaccaaAACTGAGGCATATTTCCCCAAAATTTAGTTACCTTTTCCCAAATCTGAATTTTCCATCGCCTTCGAATAAATTTGATCAGATTTCATGATAACTAGATAATTTGAGAGCATTTTAATCAAAGTTATTGAAGTTTGTGCTAAATTTacccaaattttattttatttctgcataaattaaagtaaaaattaAATGTGATTTCGTCAAAATTAGCTCAGGAATGAGTTTTGAGGCCATCGTCAGATTTGTGTGGGTTTAACTAAGTTTTTTGGTTACCTCTTAGTGAAATTCTGACGTAAATCTCGTTTTTGACTCGTTTCTTAGTTTTTGACATAACTGAGTAATTTTGAATGTGCGTGTGAGTGAATTTCATAAATTAACGAATCAACTTAAAACTTTACCTGTTTTACTCAATGCTTTTTCTTAGAGCTGAGTAATTTTTACTGAAGTTTTCTATGAATTTTCAGTTTAGTCAAAGTTTAGCCGAATGGTACAGTTTCTTATGAAGTCAattatggagttttttttattttcgatcgtttagattttttttagaaatggagGTATGAGAAAGGTTGATTCAATACATACAGtatgtcaaaaaagtatttacaccccttgggcactatgcacattttgtgatgaaacatgtaaaaaatttaaagtttgacaagaacctagtactacgttttgttcagaaactcatgccaaacattttgctacaaaaagctcatgaaaagatgatttctataaaaagttttataacaaatactattacgaaaataaaaaaggtgcaaaaaaagtttgtacacctttcgaaaaattaacataaataatgttatttgttgacaaatcaccataaatccagtctcccaactccaaataggcatccttgactgattaaaaaaataatttggattgaatataaagtttacttactacttagtataaaagtttatataactctggaaattctatataaaacttatctaaacttgattttgcaaacttttaattcaactatatgtcaatatattaccatagaattgctaaataaacattttggagagggtataacaccgttttgggggtatttgtatcgatagaatagatttttcgttggaatttcgtaccaacccggaattacgtcgtaggaaaatccgccggcatccgaaccggtccacgattcacaagtcaacctatgtggaatcggaaagggcataaaatttccgatcttttgatacccatacatccaggttttctataaaacccacgtttttaaatacctgggcaaaaagtaagtttgatccacgagaacaaaaattacgaaattccatacattttggaaggttgctcaaacgaaaccataacaacgtttttgcttaggtatttaaaaacgtgggttttatagaaaacctggatgtatgggtatcaaaagatcggaaattttatgccctttctgatgccacataggttgacttgtgaattgtggaccggttcagatgccggcggattttccgacgacgtaattccgggtttgtacgaaattccaacgaaaaatctattctatcgatacaaatacccccaaaacggtgttataccctctccaaaatgtttatttagcaattctatggtaatatattgacatatagttgaattaaaagtttgcaaaatcaagtttagataagttttatatagaatttccagagttatataaacttttatactaagtagtaagtaaactttatattcaatccaaattattttttaatcagtcaaggatgcctatttggagttgggagactggatttatggtgatttgtcaacaaataacattatttatgttaatttttcgaaaggtgtacaaactttttgcacctttttattttcgtaatagtatttgttataaaacttttatagaaatcatcttttcatgagctttttgtagcaaaatgtttggcatgagtttctgaacaaaacgtagtactaggttcttgtcaaactttaaattttttacatgtttcatcacaaaatgtgcatagtgcccaaggggtgtaaatacttttttgacataCTGTATGAGTTATGAtctaaatttactttttttttgttaaattaatgtttttacAGTACATTGCTGCATTTTTTCCTAATCAATTCGGAACgatttacaaaaattaacaaCCAACTCAAAATAAGCTTTTCCCTTACACACATATCGAAAATTACACACTGTTACCAGATGAACTCTGAAATTTACTCGCTTATTCtgtattaggttttacgccgtgaagtcatttgacagctcgagtGCACGAAGACCATGTAcgtcgattgtcgacgaattttcccgaacaaaatcgacgaccgcatcgaactgtgccaagtccatgtaaacagtgcactccttcTAACCttcaaatcgagtcggcgtaaaacctaattattTTCACTATGATCCTATCATTAATGTGTTTTTGAAGAATTCTTTTAACTCATTTTTGGGTGAAATTCACACGTATGAGCGAGTGAAAATCACCCAGAGTTAAGTGGAATTTATCCAAAAGTGagtgaaatttactcaaaattgaactaaaaaaaagtattccaAACATTTACTGAGTATGTTTTGAcggttttgaagaaattttagaaataaaaaaatcgaaatgagtTACTTAAAATTAGCGTGTAAGAAAGATTAGTGAtgccaaattctatcatatccttggagattccatcccaatattggctgaaaattcatatcgaaaaaagtgatttttctgtttacctttttttgctttttttcttttggtcgatcaaacagtgcgcccgtacactgtgaatcggcattacacatttttcagttttttttacacatttgcatgggacttttgagtttaaccaggataacacacttcgtgttaccaaagtaatatgaataatactgattctgagtgtttgttatctgaacttccaagatggcggcttcttcgctaccccctggttTTTTTATTGTCATTTGAAAAATACACGATGACACAGTACACGCACATTCATGATCATTCAATTTTCGTCAAAACTGAACATACTCCGAAATGAGTACATGGAGCATATGTcagattttaattaatttcactcAGAGTGCTACGAAAATTGCGTGAAACACATCAGATTTGAGGAAATATAACTCAAGTCTGACAGATGCCCTAGCTACTCATATCCGAGTAGGTTTGGCTTCGACGAAAATTGAGTGATCTTGACTGTGcgtgatttgaatttgaaagcaAGTTGACAGATCAAAAACTTTCAAACAAAGAGCTGTCAAACAAACGCGGTTTCCCTGTGAAAAGATTGCGTGTGAAGATGTTAGCACCCCTATCATTATAATCGCGGGACCACCATAAAACGATTCGTTAGTCGAGGGTGCAATTATTAAaaaagggagaaaaaaaaaaaaaaacacattattaAAACATGCTCGaccattataaaattttattaacaaCACACACACGAACGAACAAAACACGACTCACACGCACATTATGTGCGCGGCATGGAAACAGATACAGAGGTGCCAAACTATGACTAAACTCGAGTATTAAACGACCTGGATTTCGACCCAAACATAACCTATTTTTTTGGGCTGCGCTCGGTCTTCGCGTGGACATTTAAAGGTTAGGTTTGAGAAACTGGTGCGAGGTTATACGCATCGCTCGTAATTTGGAGTGTGTTGTCTAGTCATATCTCCAGTGGTCTGACTAGGGCCTTTTTGTGGGGGAGGTAGGGTAAATATTATGTTTTTGATTGTGCGGGTTATGCGGTAGATGAGTtgcgtttttggaaattttcgccGTGAAAATGACTTGTGAAATATGCGTAGAGGAAGGAACCTTTGAGTTGATTGGATTGGTGCTGAATTTGGAACTCTTTCTTAGTGTTTTAGTCATATTTATTTAGTCAATCTGTTAAAATCGAatctactcagaaatgagtaaacaAGCATCTGTCAGATTTGTGTTTATTCAGAATTAAACGAAAATTGAGTGaatttcatccagatccagatCTAGTCTAGATCTGAGTTATTCAAATCTGTCAGATGGCCAATTTACTACTTACTGAGTAATTTTGGTTTTgaagaaaactgagtgattttaaATCAAGCAAAGTCGAAACAAACAGTCCATCCTGGTTGTTCTTTTTGACATTTATCACAATATTCACAGAATTGCTTCTTGACAGAagtattttgtttatgtttactgcTGTAACTTGTTGtgctttttgttattgtttacattttgctGGAGGAACTGTTTGATGTAGGTATGAAAACTTTATCTATAAGACGTCTTTttaaaaacgatattttttagatatttttctaAATGTCTGTATCTATCTTGaggtttttcacaaaaaacagcATTCCAGCCGAAAAAGAACCTCGGCAAACACCACAAATGCCACATCCAGAGTCATGGTCAATTACTGTCAGCCTCAGAAGGAAAACATACAACGTGTCTCGCTCGGTTCCTCATTCCTCACTTTTATTTATCTTTCAATCAGTTGTAAATGTTGCCATTTTTGTGGTTAAACCACACGTCACGTGTTTCGCCCCCACACCGCTGTCAGGTTCAAGACACGTTGGTCGACCGCGAAAATTGACACCTtccaaagtttttgaatatttcggtGTTTGTTACTTTATATACAGTCACAGACACACGGACATGAGTTTAGGGCGACTCGAAACTCGAAATTGATTTTGACAGTGGCATATGCTTGTCTGTGAACCGCGTATTTACCCGCAAATGAGGAGAGACATCTGTTCAAGTACTTTGCAGCTTGTTTGCACGTAGGTGTCGCTGCTTGCCGGCTAATGTTAGGTCAAATTTTGACAGACGACCACGGTACCGGTATGAggtgaatgtaaacaaacacgaGTCGAAATATCCGCGTGCTCATGGAATTTACAGTGCGTCCTACGTCATTTCGTAACGCACCTGTTCTGTCAGATAGATTAGGTAATCGATCTGTGGATTTAactagaaattttaaactttggaGGAAACCCTGATCCTCTGAAGTGGTTAGAAGCTGAACGATGATCCGAATCTTAATCATTCCATTGTCCACCGACAGATGTCACACCGCTGGGGTCCGATCTCAACTTCCAGATCGTTAGCGA
Encoded here:
- the LOC119769525 gene encoding uncharacterized protein LOC119769525; protein product: MITLCQIKSPPSRWKTFVANRVSEIQHLTRGGIWNHVPGTENPADIISRGMTPAQLQYQSLWFHGPCWLKLDKANWPHVEQIREEDLDASLLEERSVAAVLPTIEPSHIFSLNSSLTRLVRGVAYGIRFRHNAKQAHQNSKKLGPITSEEYEDALKRLVRIAQQECFQQEIADLKRGHQVQDNSRIAALNPQLVDGLLCVGGRLQNANVSASRKHPYILDHRHPFTETVIADYHVNLYHAGQQLLLSALRGRFWPTSARNVVRKVIHSCVSCFRARPRVQNQLMADLPPERVNPCFAFQRVGVDYCGPFYLVHGLRRGSPVKCFVAIFVCLVTKAVHLELVANLTTEAFLAALKRFSARRGKPKLIKCDNATNFVGASRELKELHRLFLNQEFQARVVAQTAADRIEFQFIPARTPNFGGLWESAVKSFKTLLKRTVGACKLFYDEMQTILTQIEAILNSRPLTPLSNDPNDFEALTPGHFLIHRPLVAIPEPDLDGIPENRLSAWQAVQHYVQTLWKTWTTQYLSDLHNRTKWTQQKDNIRVGTMVVLMCENIPPLKWPLARVTEVHPGQDGRVRVVTVRTKDGTFKRGVSKICVLPIRDNTVPSSQQGGELASPPPAEAGRPPHSQLIVHAHAPSGPSKPDPAKSRKSSCLVQMRYDRIFDGEPRRSVQSVLEVRAAVVSESDQFARRSQRRTYATEASKSTVYQRSTKKYEFRTTPAVSRASTSEDVRGGHGRWSPQTSSTTSPEAVTRRSTRTPRRAPEEEENNSIESQQQRTRLRSSRSSSMISIAVNSRRRSMYEHEQHTASSSIIQVEVGGRCSSPVKR